Proteins from one Cicer arietinum cultivar CDC Frontier isolate Library 1 chromosome 3, Cicar.CDCFrontier_v2.0, whole genome shotgun sequence genomic window:
- the LOC101508829 gene encoding protein-tyrosine-phosphatase MKP1 isoform X1: MVGNDDARAPCHLSSSRKMFWRSASWSSARSSAANPSGEPESNFADPNSGPENSNRRFPPPPLTPRSQQNCKARSSCLPPLQPLSIARRSLDEWPKASSDDIGEWPQPPTTPSGRGNNSNCNSNGERLKLDLSQIQQNNINNNHDSRNNGGLVKRDKIAFFDKECSKVAEHVYLGGDAVAKDREILKRNGITHVLNCVGFVCPEYFKADFVYRTLWLQDSPSEDITSILYDVFDYFEDVREKNGRVFVHCCQGVSRSTSLVIAYLMWREGQSFDDAFQFVKAARGIADPNMGFACQLLQCQKRVHAFPLSPSSLLRMYRIAPHSPYDPLHLVPKMLTDPSSNALDSRGAFIVHIPSAIYVWIGKNCEAIMERDARGAAGQIVRYERVQGSIIMIKEGEEPLSFWDAFSKFLPLMDMSGSRVENCSKSSVNKIWPGERKVDVYDVDFEVFSKAIMGGFVPPFASSDNEHETHLPARESSWSVLRRKVPSTNVKEFISAPKLSSLPRVYSDSMLCIHTSANSSPSLSLTSTSSSLSSSSSPSFVSPDSVSSDSSTHSKLFLELSPDSSSLVFAPIPVSPSLSNFSNLSLLSNSNSQPVSKCKNNHGVKLSPHPFSQPAALPLIKPSTSIAERRGSLSKSLKLPLMNDKTQIIDKPSTICATREHSVLANSNFNCVQDSNSIDYIFESTSHVKGGGADSIRQCELATRPGIVDIAGCKESSLLRNCVEPSVDSLSRENLKFTSSKGANESGSLQCSKAQTLVYCWPSLEKIDIFGANHLDSEAAFVIFSPNIHTHAGNVLYFWVGSSFKLDASQVWLDSDRQTSFVGAVDWNRIGRDLIARFSLPKNTVTKIVKENEEPQELLALLSSL; encoded by the exons ATGGTAGGTAACGACGATGCTCGAGCTCCGTGCCACCTTTCATCTTCCCGGAAAATGTTTTGGCGTTCGGCGTCGTGGTCTTCTGCTCGCTCCTCCGCCGCAAACCCTTCCGGCGAACCGGAATCGAATTTCGCCGATCCAAATTCTGGTCCGGAGAATTCCAACCGGAGATTTCCTCCGCCGCCGTTGACGCCTCGGTCGCAGCAGAATTGTAAGGCGAGGTCATCATGTCTTCCGCCGCTTCAGCCACTTTCGATTGCTCGCCGGAGTTTGGACGAGTGGCCGAAGGCGAGTTCCGACGATATTGGGGAGTGGCCACAACCACCTACTACTCCTAGTGGAAGAGGTAATAACAGTAATTGCAATAGCAATGGTGAAAGATTGAAACTTGATTTGTCTCAAATTCAGcagaataatattaataataatcatgaTAGTAGAAATAATGGTGGACTTGTCAAGAGAGATAAAATTGCTTTTTTTGATAAGGAATGTTCAAAAGTTGCTGAACATGTTTATCTTGGTGGTGATGCTGTTGCTAAAGATAGAGAAATTTTGAAAAGGAATGGGATAACTCATGTTTTGAATTGTGTTGGTTTTGTTTGTCCTGAATATTTCAAAGCTGATTTTGTGTATAGGACTTTGTGGTTGCAAGATAGTCCTAGTGAAGATATAACTAGTATTTTGTATGATGTGTTTGATTACTTTGAGGATGTTAGGGAAAAGAATGGGAGAGTTTTCGTGCATTGTTGTCAAGGTGTGTCTAGGTCAACTTCTCTGGTTATTGCTTACCTTATGTGGAGGGAAGGACAGAGTTTTGATGACGCATTTCAGTTTGTAAAGGCGGCAAGGGGTATTGCCGATCCGAACATGGGTTTCGCATGTCAGTTGTTGCAATGTCAGAAAAGGGTTCATGCATTTCCTCTTAGTCCTAGCTCTTTGTTGAGAATGTATAGGATTGCTCCGCATTCGCCGTATGATCCTTTGCATCTTGTTCCGAAAATGTTGACGGATCCGTCTTCAAATGCTTTGGATTCGAGGGGTGCGTTTATAGTGCACATACCTTCTGCAATATATGTTTGGATTGGTAAAAATTGTGAGGCTATCATGGAAAGGGATGCTAGAGGGGCTGCGGGTCAGATTGTTCGGTATGAGAGAGTGCAAGGATCTATTATCATGATTAAGGAAGGTGAGGAACCTCTTTCCTTTTGGGATGCTTTTTCGAAGTTTTTGCCTTTGATGGACATGTCTGGTAGTAGAGTAGAAAATTGTAGCAAATCAAGTGTTAATAAGATTTGGCCCGGTGAGAGGAAAGTGGATGTGTATGATGTTGATTTTGAAGTTTTCAGTAAAGCCATCATGGGAGGTTTTGTGCCTCCATTTGCATCATCGGATAATGAACATGAAACCCATCTTCCTGCAAGAGAGAGTAGTTGGAGTGTTTTAAGGCGGAAAGTTCCGTCTACTAACGTGAAGGAGTTTATCTCAGCCCCTAAGTTATCCTCCTTACCACGGGTTTACTCAGATTCCATGTTGTGTATTCATACATCTGCAAATTCATCTCCATCCTTATCATTGACGTCAACGTCATCGTCTTTATCATCATCCTCGTCGCCCTCTTTTGTCTCTCCAGATTCCGTTTCTTCCGATTCTAGCACTCACTCAAAGTTATTCTTAGAATTGTCCCCTGATTCCTCCTCTCTAGTTTTTGCTCCTATTCCGGTATCTCCATCTTTGTCTAACTTCTCTAATTTGTCCCTCTTGTCAAATTCTAATTCTCAACCGGTGTCTAAGTGTAAAAATAATCATGGTGTCAAGTTATCACCACATCCATTTTCTCAGCCTGCCGCTTTACCATTGATAAAACCATCAACTTCCATTGCCGAACGCAGAGGTAGTTTATCTAAGTCTTTGAAGTTGCCGTTAATGAATGATAAGACACAAATAATAGATAAACCGTCAACTATTTGCGCCACTCGGGAACACAGTGTTCTCGCTAACAGCAACTTTAACTGTGTGCAAGATTCAAACAGTATAGATTATATTTTTGAGTCCACCAGCCATGTCAAAGGTGGGGGTGCGGATTCAATTCGACAATGCGAACTGGCAACACGCCCAGGCATAGTGGATATTGCAGGCTGCAAGGAATCATCGCTTCTGAGGAACTGTGTTGAGCCTTCTGTTGATAGTTTGTCAAGAGAAAATTTGAAGTTTACATCATCAAAGGGAGCTAATGAAAGTGGCTCGTTGCAGTGTAGTAAGGCACAAACTTTAGTATATTGCTGGCCCAGTTTAGAAAAGATTGATATTTTTGGTGCAAATCATTTAGATTCTGAGGCTGCTTTTGTCATATTCTCTCCAAATATACATACGCATgcaggaaatgtcttatatttCTGGGTAGGGAGTTCTTTCAAACTGGATGCCTCACAGGTTTGGTTAGATAGTGATAGACAGACCAGTTTTGTTGGAGCAGTTGACTGGAACCGAATTGGTCGTGATCTCATAGCTCGGTTTAGTTTGCCAAAGAATACAGTCACTAAG ATTGTTAAAGAGAACGAAGAACCACAAGAGTTACTCGCTTTGCTGAGTTCATTGTAG
- the LOC101508829 gene encoding protein-tyrosine-phosphatase MKP1 isoform X2, whose protein sequence is MFWRSASWSSARSSAANPSGEPESNFADPNSGPENSNRRFPPPPLTPRSQQNCKARSSCLPPLQPLSIARRSLDEWPKASSDDIGEWPQPPTTPSGRGNNSNCNSNGERLKLDLSQIQQNNINNNHDSRNNGGLVKRDKIAFFDKECSKVAEHVYLGGDAVAKDREILKRNGITHVLNCVGFVCPEYFKADFVYRTLWLQDSPSEDITSILYDVFDYFEDVREKNGRVFVHCCQGVSRSTSLVIAYLMWREGQSFDDAFQFVKAARGIADPNMGFACQLLQCQKRVHAFPLSPSSLLRMYRIAPHSPYDPLHLVPKMLTDPSSNALDSRGAFIVHIPSAIYVWIGKNCEAIMERDARGAAGQIVRYERVQGSIIMIKEGEEPLSFWDAFSKFLPLMDMSGSRVENCSKSSVNKIWPGERKVDVYDVDFEVFSKAIMGGFVPPFASSDNEHETHLPARESSWSVLRRKVPSTNVKEFISAPKLSSLPRVYSDSMLCIHTSANSSPSLSLTSTSSSLSSSSSPSFVSPDSVSSDSSTHSKLFLELSPDSSSLVFAPIPVSPSLSNFSNLSLLSNSNSQPVSKCKNNHGVKLSPHPFSQPAALPLIKPSTSIAERRGSLSKSLKLPLMNDKTQIIDKPSTICATREHSVLANSNFNCVQDSNSIDYIFESTSHVKGGGADSIRQCELATRPGIVDIAGCKESSLLRNCVEPSVDSLSRENLKFTSSKGANESGSLQCSKAQTLVYCWPSLEKIDIFGANHLDSEAAFVIFSPNIHTHAGNVLYFWVGSSFKLDASQVWLDSDRQTSFVGAVDWNRIGRDLIARFSLPKNTVTKIVKENEEPQELLALLSSL, encoded by the exons ATGTTTTGGCGTTCGGCGTCGTGGTCTTCTGCTCGCTCCTCCGCCGCAAACCCTTCCGGCGAACCGGAATCGAATTTCGCCGATCCAAATTCTGGTCCGGAGAATTCCAACCGGAGATTTCCTCCGCCGCCGTTGACGCCTCGGTCGCAGCAGAATTGTAAGGCGAGGTCATCATGTCTTCCGCCGCTTCAGCCACTTTCGATTGCTCGCCGGAGTTTGGACGAGTGGCCGAAGGCGAGTTCCGACGATATTGGGGAGTGGCCACAACCACCTACTACTCCTAGTGGAAGAGGTAATAACAGTAATTGCAATAGCAATGGTGAAAGATTGAAACTTGATTTGTCTCAAATTCAGcagaataatattaataataatcatgaTAGTAGAAATAATGGTGGACTTGTCAAGAGAGATAAAATTGCTTTTTTTGATAAGGAATGTTCAAAAGTTGCTGAACATGTTTATCTTGGTGGTGATGCTGTTGCTAAAGATAGAGAAATTTTGAAAAGGAATGGGATAACTCATGTTTTGAATTGTGTTGGTTTTGTTTGTCCTGAATATTTCAAAGCTGATTTTGTGTATAGGACTTTGTGGTTGCAAGATAGTCCTAGTGAAGATATAACTAGTATTTTGTATGATGTGTTTGATTACTTTGAGGATGTTAGGGAAAAGAATGGGAGAGTTTTCGTGCATTGTTGTCAAGGTGTGTCTAGGTCAACTTCTCTGGTTATTGCTTACCTTATGTGGAGGGAAGGACAGAGTTTTGATGACGCATTTCAGTTTGTAAAGGCGGCAAGGGGTATTGCCGATCCGAACATGGGTTTCGCATGTCAGTTGTTGCAATGTCAGAAAAGGGTTCATGCATTTCCTCTTAGTCCTAGCTCTTTGTTGAGAATGTATAGGATTGCTCCGCATTCGCCGTATGATCCTTTGCATCTTGTTCCGAAAATGTTGACGGATCCGTCTTCAAATGCTTTGGATTCGAGGGGTGCGTTTATAGTGCACATACCTTCTGCAATATATGTTTGGATTGGTAAAAATTGTGAGGCTATCATGGAAAGGGATGCTAGAGGGGCTGCGGGTCAGATTGTTCGGTATGAGAGAGTGCAAGGATCTATTATCATGATTAAGGAAGGTGAGGAACCTCTTTCCTTTTGGGATGCTTTTTCGAAGTTTTTGCCTTTGATGGACATGTCTGGTAGTAGAGTAGAAAATTGTAGCAAATCAAGTGTTAATAAGATTTGGCCCGGTGAGAGGAAAGTGGATGTGTATGATGTTGATTTTGAAGTTTTCAGTAAAGCCATCATGGGAGGTTTTGTGCCTCCATTTGCATCATCGGATAATGAACATGAAACCCATCTTCCTGCAAGAGAGAGTAGTTGGAGTGTTTTAAGGCGGAAAGTTCCGTCTACTAACGTGAAGGAGTTTATCTCAGCCCCTAAGTTATCCTCCTTACCACGGGTTTACTCAGATTCCATGTTGTGTATTCATACATCTGCAAATTCATCTCCATCCTTATCATTGACGTCAACGTCATCGTCTTTATCATCATCCTCGTCGCCCTCTTTTGTCTCTCCAGATTCCGTTTCTTCCGATTCTAGCACTCACTCAAAGTTATTCTTAGAATTGTCCCCTGATTCCTCCTCTCTAGTTTTTGCTCCTATTCCGGTATCTCCATCTTTGTCTAACTTCTCTAATTTGTCCCTCTTGTCAAATTCTAATTCTCAACCGGTGTCTAAGTGTAAAAATAATCATGGTGTCAAGTTATCACCACATCCATTTTCTCAGCCTGCCGCTTTACCATTGATAAAACCATCAACTTCCATTGCCGAACGCAGAGGTAGTTTATCTAAGTCTTTGAAGTTGCCGTTAATGAATGATAAGACACAAATAATAGATAAACCGTCAACTATTTGCGCCACTCGGGAACACAGTGTTCTCGCTAACAGCAACTTTAACTGTGTGCAAGATTCAAACAGTATAGATTATATTTTTGAGTCCACCAGCCATGTCAAAGGTGGGGGTGCGGATTCAATTCGACAATGCGAACTGGCAACACGCCCAGGCATAGTGGATATTGCAGGCTGCAAGGAATCATCGCTTCTGAGGAACTGTGTTGAGCCTTCTGTTGATAGTTTGTCAAGAGAAAATTTGAAGTTTACATCATCAAAGGGAGCTAATGAAAGTGGCTCGTTGCAGTGTAGTAAGGCACAAACTTTAGTATATTGCTGGCCCAGTTTAGAAAAGATTGATATTTTTGGTGCAAATCATTTAGATTCTGAGGCTGCTTTTGTCATATTCTCTCCAAATATACATACGCATgcaggaaatgtcttatatttCTGGGTAGGGAGTTCTTTCAAACTGGATGCCTCACAGGTTTGGTTAGATAGTGATAGACAGACCAGTTTTGTTGGAGCAGTTGACTGGAACCGAATTGGTCGTGATCTCATAGCTCGGTTTAGTTTGCCAAAGAATACAGTCACTAAG ATTGTTAAAGAGAACGAAGAACCACAAGAGTTACTCGCTTTGCTGAGTTCATTGTAG